The Chrysemys picta bellii isolate R12L10 chromosome 12, ASM1138683v2, whole genome shotgun sequence genome has a segment encoding these proteins:
- the LOC135974595 gene encoding olfactory receptor 14A16-like, protein MSNRTTVTEFLLLGFSDVRELQIWHFVGFLVMYLAALVGNLLIFTAIAFDHHLHTPMYFFLMNLSILDVGSISVTIPKSMANSLMNTRSISYAGCVAQVFFLTFFIPADFSLLIVMAYDRYVAICQPLHYDTIMNSRACVQMAAGAWISGILNSVLQTGNTFALTFCGGNMVDQFFCEIPQLLKLACSDSYLSEVRVLAFSVCLLLVCFVFMIVSYVQLFKSVLRIPSEQGRHKAFSTCLPHLTVVSLFVCTVAFAYLKPTSSSPSSLDLVAAVLYSVLPPIVNPIIYSMRNKEIKAALRRLTGCR, encoded by the coding sequence atgtccaaccgaaccaccgtgaccgagttccttctcctgggattctctgatgttcgggagctgcagatttggcACTTTGTGGGGTTTCTAGTGATGTACttggcagccctggtggggaatcttcttATCTTCACGGCCATCGCCTTcgaccaccaccttcacacccccatgtacttcttcctgatgaatctgtccatcctagacgttggctccatctctgtcaccatccccaaatccatggccaactccctcatgaacaccaggtccatttcctatgctggatgtgttgcccaagtctttttCCTCACCTTCTTCATCCCAGCGGATTTTTCCCTTCTCATTGTCATGGCGTATGACCGATATgttgccatctgccaaccactgcactatgacacAATCATGAACagcagagcttgtgtccaaatggcagctggtgcctggatcagtgGGATTCTCAACTCTGTACTACAAACCGGGAACACATTTGCATtgaccttctgtggaggcaacatggtggatcaattcttctgtgaaatcccccagctgctgaagctcgcctgctctgactcCTATCTTAGTGAAGTTAGGGTTCTTGCATTTAGTGTGTGTTTACTCTTAGTctgctttgtttttatgattgtgtcatatgttcagctcttcaaatcagtgctcagaatcccctctgagcagggacgACATAAAGCCTtttccacctgccttcctcacctcactgtggtctccttgtttgtttgcactgtggcctttgcctacctgaaacccacctccagctccccatctTCTCTGGATCTTGTGGCGGCTGTTCTTTATTCCGTATTGCCACCAATCGTGAATCCAattatctacagcatgaggaacaaagagatcaaagctgccctgaggagactgactgggtgtaggtaa